Proteins found in one Exiguobacterium sp. 9-2 genomic segment:
- the namA gene encoding NADPH dehydrogenase NamA, giving the protein MKTKLFDTVQLGTLTFRNRVIMAPMCMYSAKEDGLVTDWHVTHYATRAMGGVGGVILEASAVTPDGRISAGDLGIWSDSHIEGLQRIAQQVKAAGAKAGIQLAHAGRKSTTAEPPVAPSALPFDDTYMHPRALTLEEIATIKQQFIDAALRAERAGYDFIEIHGAHGYLLNTFLSPLSNIREDQYGGSTENRMRLLLEIIDGIQAVSQLSIWVRISAADHATGGMTATDYIPLAKELAARNIDLLDCSSGAVVANAVPEVYPGYQVSYAEELKRETGMATGAVGLITTAAHAEEIVRNGRADIVLLARELLRQPYWVYHAAAELGDTVALPKQYERAPIRTVR; this is encoded by the coding sequence ATGAAGACGAAGTTGTTTGATACGGTTCAACTCGGAACGTTGACATTCCGCAATCGGGTCATTATGGCGCCAATGTGCATGTACAGTGCAAAAGAAGATGGACTCGTGACGGATTGGCACGTCACACACTATGCAACCCGTGCAATGGGAGGCGTTGGTGGTGTCATTTTAGAAGCGAGTGCTGTCACGCCAGATGGTCGCATTTCAGCTGGGGACCTTGGGATCTGGTCAGATTCACATATCGAAGGATTACAACGAATCGCACAGCAAGTCAAAGCAGCGGGCGCAAAAGCGGGGATCCAACTGGCCCATGCCGGGCGTAAAAGCACGACGGCAGAACCACCCGTCGCACCGAGCGCTTTACCGTTTGATGATACGTATATGCATCCCCGTGCATTGACACTTGAGGAAATCGCGACAATCAAACAACAGTTCATCGATGCAGCATTAAGAGCGGAACGAGCAGGATATGACTTCATTGAAATCCATGGCGCACATGGTTATTTATTGAACACGTTCCTCTCTCCGTTATCCAATATTCGAGAAGACCAGTACGGCGGATCGACTGAAAATCGGATGCGCTTGTTGTTAGAAATCATTGATGGAATTCAAGCAGTCTCACAGCTCTCGATTTGGGTCCGGATTTCAGCAGCGGATCACGCAACAGGGGGAATGACGGCGACGGATTATATTCCACTTGCGAAAGAACTAGCAGCACGTAACATCGACCTACTCGACTGTAGTTCAGGTGCTGTCGTCGCCAACGCTGTACCGGAAGTATATCCGGGCTATCAAGTCAGCTATGCGGAAGAATTGAAACGAGAGACAGGCATGGCAACAGGAGCGGTTGGATTGATTACGACAGCAGCTCATGCAGAAGAGATCGTCCGTAACGGTCGAGCAGATATTGTCCTGCTCGCACGTGAACTTCTTCGCCAACCTTATTGGGTATATCATGCGGCAGCCGAACTAGGAGATACGGTCGCCTTGCCAAAGCAATACGAACGAGCTCCGATCCGGACGGTTCGCTAA
- a CDS encoding TcaA second domain-containing protein: protein MASRIASTAQKKRKRRLLIGSAFIACLFLLVAFWFGRNMQEAAKMEKTDERLATLLKEKDQRGFQQLVTMNDKPLPMSEATRLITWLTTESERTDRVIKQVKQDQDSGKQVKAHLFTLQKEDGWLWYDRYSLNLNPQRLIVSSDVPKTEVSLDGEVIGTMDGTSLEIKRSPGEYDVQVSADQSGQTVQDSKTVQLGDEPNTAVDFKLADQFNTTVSNEYAVDIKTLLETEVKARTGKSIDTMTSYLGKSRDAFENAFGTPDSTVANRARYDGYEVTYQSGQVEELLIRLNKTPDELEAVAGKPERKKRERVGTVWEYPSSFLEGVFEWLNLRVEKRVVEREDGMWLQLKD, encoded by the coding sequence ATGGCATCACGAATAGCCTCAACGGCACAGAAAAAACGAAAACGACGTTTACTCATTGGTAGCGCCTTCATCGCCTGTCTGTTTTTGTTAGTTGCCTTTTGGTTTGGGCGCAACATGCAAGAGGCGGCAAAAATGGAGAAAACGGACGAGCGGCTTGCTACTCTATTGAAGGAAAAGGATCAGCGTGGATTCCAACAACTAGTCACGATGAACGATAAACCATTACCGATGAGTGAGGCGACACGACTCATTACTTGGTTGACGACTGAATCAGAACGAACAGATCGGGTCATCAAACAAGTCAAACAGGATCAAGACTCTGGTAAACAAGTAAAGGCACATCTATTTACGTTACAAAAAGAGGATGGATGGCTTTGGTATGACCGGTATTCTCTCAATCTGAATCCACAACGATTGATCGTTTCAAGTGATGTCCCTAAAACAGAAGTATCATTAGACGGGGAAGTCATTGGAACGATGGATGGAACATCACTAGAAATCAAGCGTTCTCCAGGAGAATATGATGTCCAGGTGAGTGCCGACCAATCAGGACAGACCGTTCAGGACTCAAAAACCGTTCAACTCGGTGATGAACCAAACACGGCAGTTGATTTTAAATTAGCTGATCAGTTCAATACGACTGTATCAAACGAATATGCAGTCGATATTAAAACATTACTTGAGACGGAAGTGAAAGCGCGGACTGGAAAAAGTATCGATACGATGACCAGCTATCTCGGGAAATCGCGCGATGCATTCGAGAACGCGTTCGGAACGCCTGATTCGACAGTTGCGAATCGAGCACGGTACGATGGATATGAAGTGACCTATCAGTCGGGACAGGTGGAGGAGTTATTAATCCGATTGAATAAAACTCCGGATGAATTGGAAGCTGTCGCTGGAAAACCAGAACGAAAGAAGCGAGAGCGCGTCGGTACGGTTTGGGAATATCCATCTAGCTTTCTCGAAGGCGTGTTCGAATGGTTGAATTTACGAGTGGAAAAACGTGTCGTCGAGCGAGAAGATGGCATGTGGTTACAATTAAAAGATTAA
- a CDS encoding GlsB/YeaQ/YmgE family stress response membrane protein has translation MGFLWALIVGGLIGWIASLIIGKDVPGGIIGNIIAGFIGSMIGQAIFGSMGPEIGGFAVIPAILGAVILIFIVSLILRAVRK, from the coding sequence ATGGGATTCTTATGGGCATTAATCGTTGGTGGTCTCATCGGTTGGATCGCAAGTTTAATCATTGGAAAAGATGTACCGGGCGGCATCATCGGTAACATCATCGCTGGTTTCATCGGTTCGATGATTGGTCAAGCTATCTTTGGTTCAATGGGACCAGAAATTGGCGGATTTGCAGTCATTCCGGCTATTCTCGGGGCAGTCATTTTGATCTTCATCGTCTCACTTATTCTCCGGGCAGTACGCAAGTAA
- a CDS encoding HTH-type transcriptional regulator Hpr, whose amino-acid sequence MEHEKLYPGQEALLYSHKIVQLSKALWKTVEKDWQNWIKPFDLNINEHHILWISHALGGASISEIAKYGVMHVSTAFNFSKKLEDRGLLTFSKKETDKRNTYVQLTPAGESLLLETIQAFRPEENGVFRASLPLQELYGKFPELTDISAIVRRLYGDSFMDIFAETSKMITEEADRRPQDPVMDSIKKA is encoded by the coding sequence ATGGAACACGAAAAGTTATATCCTGGACAAGAGGCATTATTGTATAGCCATAAAATTGTCCAATTAAGCAAAGCACTATGGAAAACGGTAGAAAAAGATTGGCAAAATTGGATCAAGCCTTTTGATCTAAACATCAACGAACACCATATTTTATGGATTTCGCATGCCCTAGGTGGTGCCTCGATTTCTGAGATCGCGAAGTATGGTGTCATGCACGTCTCGACGGCATTCAACTTCTCGAAGAAGTTAGAGGACCGCGGATTGTTGACGTTCTCGAAAAAGGAAACCGATAAACGAAATACCTATGTCCAGTTGACACCGGCAGGCGAATCGCTTTTACTCGAGACGATCCAAGCATTCCGTCCCGAAGAAAATGGCGTCTTCCGCGCATCACTTCCTCTTCAGGAATTGTACGGTAAGTTCCCAGAACTGACGGATATTTCTGCAATCGTGCGTCGTTTGTACGGAGACAGCTTCATGGACATCTTTGCCGAGACATCGAAGATGATCACGGAAGAAGCAGATCGCCGTCCGCAAGATCCTGTCATGGACTCGATAAAAAAAGCATAA
- a CDS encoding ABC transporter permease — MNSQSLWKERYQAAMTETVKYTRYMANGGLLFTVYFVILYALVVYGRFLDQLDPSFPGRFVMAALFLILPLYRTSRTFLVEADQVFLLPVLAKLSSFMQQVRAYNAIFGIIRAVIPFLAVVVLYVRTEQTTPFELVLMGVALALFGAAANLSKLEGIAHRTVLLYAFGAALLVIIDMAWMSIVVALLLMIVLHLKRQDHLPLREWIALERESRDRFYRLANWFVDVPHLSATYKHRRLLSNMVERFPYQAQTTFDYLYVKQFIRSGDGIGLIVRLTLIGAVFMWLASGNVWFVALAIPAFGGLTSFQLAPFTKAVDQHLLTRLLPFGNAVHAKQKIIRFAAISQCIILTLLGFFLSGSIYVVGGAALALMIGEYYARK, encoded by the coding sequence ATGAATAGCCAGTCCTTATGGAAGGAACGGTATCAGGCGGCGATGACGGAAACAGTGAAATATACACGATATATGGCGAATGGTGGACTATTATTCACCGTCTACTTTGTTATTTTATACGCATTAGTCGTCTACGGTCGTTTCCTCGACCAACTCGATCCATCATTTCCAGGTCGATTCGTCATGGCAGCCTTATTTCTGATTCTGCCGCTCTACCGGACAAGTCGAACGTTTCTTGTCGAGGCGGATCAAGTGTTTCTATTACCCGTGTTAGCGAAGTTATCCAGTTTCATGCAGCAGGTGCGCGCATATAATGCGATTTTTGGTATCATTCGTGCCGTGATTCCGTTTCTAGCAGTCGTTGTTCTCTATGTTCGGACAGAACAGACGACACCGTTTGAACTTGTCTTAATGGGCGTAGCTCTTGCCCTATTCGGAGCGGCAGCGAATTTGTCGAAACTTGAAGGCATCGCACATCGAACAGTGTTATTGTATGCATTTGGAGCAGCACTACTCGTCATCATCGATATGGCGTGGATGTCGATCGTCGTTGCCTTGCTGTTAATGATCGTCCTTCATCTGAAGCGTCAGGATCATCTCCCGTTACGTGAATGGATTGCGCTCGAACGAGAATCACGTGATCGTTTTTATCGACTAGCCAACTGGTTCGTCGATGTTCCACATCTATCGGCAACGTATAAACACCGTCGTCTCTTAAGTAACATGGTCGAGCGGTTTCCGTACCAAGCCCAGACGACATTTGATTATTTGTATGTCAAACAGTTCATCCGGAGTGGGGACGGCATCGGATTGATTGTTCGTTTAACACTGATCGGGGCTGTGTTCATGTGGTTGGCGAGCGGTAACGTTTGGTTCGTTGCACTTGCGATTCCTGCATTTGGTGGATTAACGAGTTTTCAATTGGCGCCGTTTACGAAAGCAGTCGATCAGCATCTGTTGACTCGCTTATTGCCATTTGGGAATGCCGTACATGCTAAACAGAAAATCATCCGCTTCGCAGCAATCAGTCAATGTATCATTTTGACGTTACTTGGATTCTTCTTAAGCGGATCCATCTATGTCGTGGGTGGGGCAGCTTTGGCACTTATGATTGGTGAATACTACGCCCGAAAGTAA
- a CDS encoding GlsB/YeaQ/YmgE family stress response membrane protein: MGFLWALIVGGIIGWLASLILGKDVPGGIIGNIIAGFVGALIGQALFGNWGPMVAGFAIVPALLGAIILILIVSFILRAVNKR, from the coding sequence ATGGGATTCTTATGGGCATTAATCGTTGGTGGTATTATTGGATGGTTAGCAAGTCTAATTTTAGGTAAAGACGTACCAGGCGGTATCATTGGTAACATCATCGCTGGTTTCGTTGGTGCATTGATCGGTCAAGCATTATTCGGAAATTGGGGTCCAATGGTTGCTGGATTCGCAATCGTACCTGCTTTACTCGGAGCTATCATTCTCATCCTCATTGTATCGTTCATTCTCCGTGCGGTGAATAAACGATAA
- a CDS encoding MerR family transcriptional regulator, translating to MKYREKKVMSIGIVCELTGLSERQIRYYEERKLIFPERTNGKTRKYSFTDVERLVEVAEKIEDGWRTHEIREKERKVTEQQRSDLIRGQLNAAFGLYKKQ from the coding sequence ATGAAGTATCGCGAAAAAAAGGTGATGTCGATCGGAATCGTCTGTGAATTGACCGGCTTGTCAGAACGTCAGATTCGTTACTATGAAGAACGGAAATTAATCTTTCCAGAACGGACAAATGGAAAGACGCGAAAATATTCGTTTACGGATGTCGAGCGACTCGTCGAAGTCGCGGAAAAAATCGAGGATGGTTGGCGCACGCACGAAATTCGAGAAAAAGAACGTAAGGTAACGGAACAGCAACGTTCTGACTTAATTCGTGGTCAGTTAAACGCTGCATTCGGTCTTTACAAGAAACAGTGA
- a CDS encoding ABC transporter ATP-binding protein, with product MLLEIKGLSGGYGSKTVLHDINIEVDQGELVGLIGLNGAGKSTTIKHILGLLPVKTGSVRINRLDLATNETEYRRQVAYIPEQPMLYEQLTLREHLRLMAQGYDVEEAVAIERANHYAERLRMTKQLEWFPSVFSKGMKQKAMILCALVTGSELLIVDEPFVGLDPLAIRELLQIFSELKQDGKGILMSTHILETAERHCNRFVLLHEGHIAAEGTTAALRARYGLQDGTLDDLYVAAIEEAER from the coding sequence ATGTTATTAGAGATCAAGGGTTTATCAGGAGGATACGGATCTAAAACAGTCCTTCATGATATCAATATTGAAGTGGATCAAGGGGAACTCGTTGGTTTAATCGGTTTAAATGGTGCGGGGAAATCAACGACGATTAAACACATCCTCGGTCTATTACCGGTCAAAACGGGATCTGTACGAATCAATAGATTGGATTTAGCGACGAACGAAACCGAGTATCGTCGTCAAGTCGCGTATATTCCGGAACAGCCGATGTTATATGAACAACTAACGTTACGGGAGCACCTTCGCCTCATGGCACAAGGATATGATGTCGAAGAAGCAGTAGCGATAGAACGAGCAAATCATTATGCTGAACGTCTTCGGATGACGAAACAATTAGAGTGGTTTCCAAGTGTCTTCTCAAAAGGGATGAAACAAAAAGCAATGATCTTGTGCGCCCTTGTCACGGGGAGTGAATTGTTGATCGTTGATGAACCATTCGTTGGACTTGATCCACTGGCAATCCGAGAGTTGCTTCAGATTTTCAGTGAACTCAAGCAGGACGGTAAAGGAATTTTAATGTCAACGCATATCCTGGAGACAGCCGAGCGCCACTGCAACCGATTCGTTCTCTTACATGAAGGACATATTGCGGCGGAAGGGACAACGGCTGCTTTACGAGCTCGCTATGGACTACAAGATGGAACGCTGGATGATCTGTACGTTGCTGCGATCGAGGAGGCAGAACGATGA
- the hemE gene encoding uroporphyrinogen decarboxylase gives MMKKFNDTFLRAIRGEQIDHVPVWYMRQAGRYQAEYREIKKTRTLFEITHDSELGAYVTELPVKQLGVDAAILYKDIMTPLPSMGVDVEIKSGIGPVIANPIRTMADVEALQPFNREDIPYIYETIRLLRERLEVPLIGFSGAPFTLASYMIEGGPSKGYHKTKALMYGQPEVWHALMEKLGDMVIDYIKSQVDAGIQAFQIFDSWVGTTSRKDYVRYIKPTMERIFTELKDTGVPMIMFGVGASHLAEEWHSLPLDVVGLDWRLSIDEARERGLTKPVQGNLDPSYLLAPWDILEAKAKEILDMGMKQPGFIFNLGHGIFPEVDPEVLKRLTAFIHDYSKEKMEVEK, from the coding sequence ATGATGAAGAAATTCAATGATACGTTTTTGCGGGCGATCCGTGGCGAGCAGATTGATCACGTTCCCGTCTGGTACATGCGACAAGCAGGTCGTTATCAAGCGGAATATCGTGAAATCAAGAAGACACGGACGCTTTTCGAGATCACACATGACTCGGAGCTAGGCGCATATGTGACAGAACTACCTGTAAAACAACTAGGGGTCGATGCAGCGATTCTATATAAAGATATCATGACGCCACTTCCGTCGATGGGCGTTGATGTTGAAATCAAGAGTGGCATCGGTCCAGTCATTGCGAATCCGATTCGCACGATGGCAGATGTCGAAGCACTGCAACCGTTCAACCGTGAAGATATTCCGTACATTTATGAAACAATTCGTTTATTACGGGAACGACTTGAAGTGCCGTTAATTGGTTTTTCCGGGGCGCCATTTACACTTGCGAGCTATATGATTGAAGGTGGACCTTCAAAGGGATACCATAAAACGAAAGCATTGATGTATGGACAACCTGAAGTATGGCATGCCTTAATGGAGAAACTAGGTGACATGGTCATCGATTACATCAAATCACAAGTAGATGCAGGGATTCAAGCGTTCCAAATCTTTGATTCATGGGTCGGAACGACAAGCCGGAAAGATTATGTCCGTTACATCAAACCGACGATGGAACGCATTTTCACGGAACTAAAAGATACAGGCGTGCCGATGATCATGTTCGGTGTAGGGGCGAGTCATTTGGCAGAAGAGTGGCATAGCTTACCGTTAGACGTCGTTGGACTCGATTGGCGCTTATCGATCGATGAAGCACGTGAACGTGGGCTGACGAAACCCGTCCAAGGGAACCTCGATCCGTCTTATCTGTTAGCACCATGGGATATCCTTGAAGCGAAAGCGAAGGAGATTCTCGACATGGGAATGAAACAACCAGGGTTCATCTTTAACCTCGGTCACGGCATCTTCCCGGAAGTTGATCCAGAAGTATTGAAACGTTTGACTGCATTTATCCATGATTATTCGAAAGAAAAAATGGAGGTAGAAAAATGA
- a CDS encoding peptidylprolyl isomerase — protein MKKKLLGAAAVASVFTLAACGSNDEAVINYKGGEVNKADVQDEAYEKAGAQIAFQQTMNKLLEKKYGKEVTDKEVEAEVKKTKDQFPDKEQFSSTLKSAGIKNEKEFEKVLRTQMLLTEAKSAKSKVTDKEIQERFDQEKVEVKASHILVAKESEAKDIKKQLDKGADFAKLAKEKSTDTGSGAKGGDLGYFTKGKMVKEFEDYAFKDGVEGKISDPIKTQFGYHIIKVVDRKEKKNFTLDKEKARIKKALAEEKAAQVNPNDIYRSLMKEYNVKVENKDFKDAFDLDKQEQQQMQQQMMQQQQ, from the coding sequence ATGAAAAAGAAATTGCTAGGCGCAGCAGCAGTCGCAAGTGTATTTACGTTAGCAGCATGTGGATCAAATGACGAAGCCGTCATCAATTACAAAGGTGGCGAAGTCAACAAGGCTGACGTCCAAGATGAAGCATACGAAAAAGCTGGTGCTCAAATCGCCTTCCAGCAAACGATGAACAAATTGCTTGAAAAGAAATACGGTAAGGAAGTCACGGACAAAGAAGTCGAAGCAGAAGTCAAGAAAACAAAAGACCAGTTCCCGGATAAAGAGCAGTTCAGCTCAACACTGAAATCTGCTGGAATCAAGAACGAAAAAGAATTCGAAAAAGTACTTCGCACACAAATGCTCTTAACAGAAGCAAAATCTGCGAAATCAAAAGTAACAGATAAAGAAATCCAAGAGCGTTTCGATCAAGAAAAAGTCGAAGTCAAAGCAAGCCATATCCTTGTTGCGAAAGAGTCAGAAGCAAAAGACATCAAAAAGCAATTGGATAAAGGCGCAGACTTCGCGAAACTTGCAAAAGAAAAATCAACAGATACAGGTAGCGGTGCAAAAGGTGGAGACCTCGGGTACTTCACAAAAGGTAAGATGGTCAAGGAATTCGAAGATTACGCGTTCAAGGATGGCGTTGAAGGTAAAATCTCCGATCCGATCAAAACACAATTCGGCTATCACATCATTAAAGTAGTCGATCGCAAAGAGAAGAAAAACTTCACGCTCGATAAAGAAAAAGCACGTATTAAAAAAGCACTTGCTGAAGAGAAAGCAGCACAAGTCAACCCGAACGATATTTATCGTTCACTCATGAAAGAATACAATGTCAAAGTCGAAAACAAAGACTTCAAAGACGCTTTCGATCTAGACAAACAAGAACAACAACAAATGCAACAACAAATGATGCAACAACAGCAATAA
- a CDS encoding ammonium transporter, with protein MKLEQLAISVDTFYVLFAALLVFTMQIGFLLLETGMLRAKNAGHVAVKQIISFSVAALAFWAIGFGLTFGDGNSIIGTEGFFLHGGFSSLDWSNITIDVKFLFQLSFVAVSLAIAWGGFAERAKLSVYLLFGTFFVAIIYPIIARSVWAGGFLGSLGMQDFAGSTVVHLQGGIAALVAALLLKKRIGAEKTPLLGHNVIYSVVGAFILWLCWFGFNAGSTLTIADGFFSYVALTTLLATAAGALGALAISFWHRRVADIPSIINGVLAALVAITAACAFVEPWAAVVIGFLAGVITYGTSILLASRVDDPLCAFSVHGVAGIWGTLATGFFASPRLVEITGIGQAGLFYGGGFTQLGVQALGVVFAIVIVSVLSYAFLKVLDLTIGLRITREDELRGLDVAEHGQASYDLPAPVSKELHMVEEEDLSNERVN; from the coding sequence ATGAAACTGGAACAACTCGCAATTTCAGTCGATACGTTTTATGTCTTATTCGCAGCACTGCTCGTCTTTACGATGCAAATCGGATTCTTACTTCTGGAAACAGGGATGTTACGGGCAAAGAACGCGGGGCACGTCGCTGTTAAACAAATTATCAGCTTCTCAGTTGCCGCTCTCGCCTTTTGGGCTATCGGATTCGGATTGACGTTCGGTGATGGTAACTCCATTATCGGAACAGAAGGATTCTTCTTACATGGAGGATTCAGCAGCCTTGATTGGTCGAACATCACGATTGATGTAAAGTTCCTCTTCCAACTCTCGTTTGTCGCCGTCTCTCTCGCAATCGCTTGGGGCGGATTCGCAGAACGTGCTAAATTATCCGTTTACTTGTTGTTCGGAACGTTTTTCGTTGCTATCATCTATCCGATCATTGCTCGTTCCGTTTGGGCAGGTGGATTCCTTGGTTCGCTCGGAATGCAAGATTTCGCCGGGTCAACGGTCGTCCACTTACAAGGTGGGATTGCTGCACTTGTTGCTGCTTTACTGCTTAAGAAACGAATCGGTGCTGAAAAAACACCGTTGCTTGGACACAATGTCATTTATTCTGTCGTCGGTGCCTTCATCCTCTGGTTATGTTGGTTCGGCTTCAACGCTGGTTCGACATTAACGATTGCCGACGGATTCTTTAGTTACGTTGCTTTGACGACGTTACTCGCGACTGCAGCAGGTGCCCTCGGCGCTCTTGCCATCTCATTCTGGCACCGTCGCGTCGCAGATATTCCTTCGATCATCAACGGCGTATTAGCTGCACTCGTCGCCATCACAGCAGCCTGTGCCTTTGTGGAACCATGGGCAGCCGTCGTCATTGGTTTCCTTGCTGGTGTGATCACGTATGGAACGAGCATTCTTCTCGCAAGTCGCGTGGATGATCCACTTTGTGCCTTCTCCGTTCATGGCGTCGCTGGTATCTGGGGTACACTCGCAACTGGATTCTTCGCTTCACCTCGACTCGTTGAAATCACAGGTATCGGACAAGCAGGACTCTTCTATGGAGGTGGCTTCACGCAACTCGGTGTTCAAGCTCTTGGTGTCGTCTTTGCTATCGTCATCGTCAGCGTCTTAAGTTATGCTTTCTTAAAAGTCCTCGACCTTACGATCGGACTTCGAATCACACGCGAAGATGAACTCCGTGGTCTTGACGTCGCGGAACATGGTCAAGCTTCTTACGATCTTCCTGCTCCTGTCAGCAAGGAATTGCATATGGTTGAAGAAGAAGATCTATCAAACGAACGTGTCAATTAA
- a CDS encoding HIT family protein, with amino-acid sequence MQKESCIFCKIARKEVPGHIVFENETVLAFLDLSQVTKGHTLVIPKQHADNMYDLSPEQAQDVFATIPQISRALQQETNAAGMNLLSNTGKVAGQSVSHFHLHLIPRHDKQDGFGAKWEVHNDDYTAEELAELANSIASHI; translated from the coding sequence ATGCAAAAAGAATCATGTATCTTCTGTAAAATCGCTCGCAAAGAAGTCCCTGGTCATATCGTATTTGAGAACGAAACCGTTCTCGCCTTCCTCGACTTGTCACAAGTGACGAAAGGACATACGCTCGTTATCCCAAAACAGCATGCCGATAATATGTATGATCTCTCGCCTGAACAGGCACAGGACGTGTTTGCGACGATTCCGCAAATCAGCCGTGCGCTTCAACAAGAGACAAATGCAGCTGGTATGAACCTTCTATCCAATACAGGAAAAGTAGCTGGTCAATCAGTCTCACACTTCCATTTACATCTCATTCCTCGTCACGATAAACAAGACGGATTCGGCGCGAAGTGGGAAGTCCATAACGACGACTACACGGCAGAAGAATTGGCTGAACTCGCAAATTCAATCGCTTCGCATATCTAA
- a CDS encoding HD domain-containing protein has product MKGIGKLAVGETLDQRAMIKQAVKGIAANGKPYLTLILTDKTGEIETKMWDTSDLEKYAPKSIVHAAGEVMDYRGRTQLKLKQITVLEETNVEDYVQSAPIPREQIETEVLAFVESIQNSDMKKLVKHLITSRFDAYFTHPAAVKNHHAFYSGLSYHVLSMLRLADQIAQLYPTLNRDVLISGIILHDYAKIKELSDPVAPEYTLPGKLVGHITMMVAELEKVGAELQIDAEVLTVLQHLVLSHHGRPEWGSAVAPQMREAEVLFLIDNLDARMTMMDRLLEYVEPGQFSERSFALDNRAFYRPKL; this is encoded by the coding sequence ATGAAAGGAATCGGGAAGTTAGCAGTTGGAGAAACGCTCGATCAACGAGCGATGATCAAGCAAGCAGTCAAAGGAATTGCAGCAAATGGGAAACCATACCTAACGCTCATCTTGACGGATAAGACAGGCGAAATCGAGACGAAGATGTGGGATACGAGTGACCTTGAAAAATATGCGCCAAAGTCAATCGTTCATGCTGCTGGAGAAGTCATGGACTATCGAGGACGGACACAACTGAAGCTCAAACAAATTACGGTCCTAGAGGAGACGAATGTCGAGGACTATGTTCAATCAGCACCTATTCCACGAGAGCAGATTGAGACGGAAGTACTCGCGTTCGTAGAATCGATTCAAAACAGTGACATGAAAAAGCTCGTCAAACATTTGATCACTTCACGATTTGACGCCTACTTCACGCATCCGGCAGCGGTCAAGAATCATCATGCCTTTTACTCGGGACTGTCGTACCACGTCCTTTCGATGTTGCGCTTAGCGGATCAAATCGCTCAACTCTATCCGACCTTAAACCGTGACGTGCTAATCAGTGGCATCATTCTACATGATTATGCGAAAATCAAGGAGTTATCCGATCCGGTTGCACCGGAATATACGTTACCTGGTAAACTCGTCGGTCATATTACGATGATGGTAGCGGAACTCGAAAAAGTCGGAGCAGAATTACAAATTGACGCAGAAGTACTGACTGTCTTGCAACATCTCGTCTTAAGTCATCATGGACGACCGGAATGGGGATCTGCTGTAGCACCACAAATGCGTGAGGCTGAAGTCTTGTTCTTGATCGATAACCTCGATGCGCGAATGACGATGATGGATCGTCTTCTTGAATATGTCGAACCGGGACAGTTCTCAGAACGATCATTTGCACTAGATAATCGTGCTTTCTATCGTCCGAAGCTATAA